The proteins below are encoded in one region of Cyclopterus lumpus isolate fCycLum1 chromosome 8, fCycLum1.pri, whole genome shotgun sequence:
- the ubtf gene encoding nucleolar transcription factor 1 isoform X3, with protein sequence MEREELLRVEWRETASEMEAGGKDHLCGDWSPGPTAQCWLSFNPPLLPPQRRRGSRRETAKPTKQPLGFIHRIPRRTMNGEMEAKTEEIGGISTLWAQEDLLQLLEAMQLALPPKDLTKYKTTESHLDWQKVAFNSFTAEMCKQKWLLVSKKIRKFRTLTELIFDAQDYIKNPYKGKKLTKHPDFPKKPLTPYFRFFMEKRAKYAKLHPEMSNLDLTKILSKKYRELPEKKKKKYLEDFSRDKETFVHSMTKFRELHPGLMESMTKKGSNAPEKARTPQQLWFTHEKKAVLKTRPDATTKDIKDTLGKQWTQLSDKKRLKWIAKSLEQQKLYQGTMREYIQQHPESNITQEDILKSTLTKAERHLKDKSDGRPDKPPPNGYSMYCAELMSSMKDVPSTERMVMCSQRWKLLKQGEKDAYQKRCEQRKKDFEIDMNRFLSSLSEEEQHRVLSEEKLGFKRGGANSSAAKRRASKAKANPEKPKRPISAMFIFSEERRPKLQQERPDLSDSELTRLLARMWNELPDKKKEKFKRMEAILKSESEKKEDRSRLPDPPKTAQDIWQQSVIGDYLARFKSDRPKAQKAMEATWSTMEKKEKIMWIKKAAEDQKRYERDLCEMRSPAAAIASGKKMKFEGEPKKPPSNGYQKFSQEMLSNGELNHLPMKERMTEIGSRWQRLTLKDKDRYKKIAEEKQKLYKVVLEQWLASLSSQERNTYKEYNSQKRRTTAKPGGPKAKAKKSDTEEEEEEDDDEEDDDEREKASSEADSSSDDDDDDDDDDDDDDDDDKDEDDEEDDDEAEDKENKSEDSSSESNSQGSSDSDSD encoded by the exons atggagagagaggagctgctgCGCGTTGAGTGGAGGGAGACGGCGAGTGAGATGGAGGCGGGGGGGAAGGACCATCTCTGCGGGGACTGGAGCCCAGGACCGACGGCGCAGTGCTGGCTATCGTTCAAccctccccttcttcctccacaACGACGCCGAGGCTCACGCCGAGAGACAGCTAAGCCAACAAAACAACCGCTCGGGTTCATCCACCGT ATACCACGCCGTACAATGAATGGAGAAATGGAAGCAAAAACTGAAGAGATAGGTGGGATTTCGACAT TGTGGGCACAGGAGGACCTCTTACAACTGCTTGAGGCCATGCAACTGGCCCTGCCTCCGAAAGACctgacaaaatacaaaacaacgGAGTCCCACCTCGACTGGCAGAAGGTGGCCTTCAACTCCTTCACAGCAGAGATGTGTAAGCAGAAGTGGCTGCTGGTCTCTAAAAAG ATTCGTAAATTTCGGACTTTGACCGAACTCATATTTGATGCTCAAGACTACATCAAGAACCCTTACAAGGGCAAAAAGCTCACA AAACACCCAGATTTCCCCAAGAAGCCCTTGACTCCATACTTCCGATTCTTCATGGAAAAGAGGGCCAAATACGCAAAGTTGCACCCAGAGATGAGTAACCTCGATCTAACTAAAATCCTTTCCAAGAAGTACCGGGAGCTGcctgaaaaaaagaag AAAAAGTATCTTGAGGACTTTTCACGAGACAAGGAAACATTTGTGCACAGCATGACGAAGTTCAG AGAACTGCACCCTGGCCTCATGGAAAGCATGACCAAGAAAGGCTCAAATGCACCAGAGAAGGCCAGAACACCCCAACAGCTGTGGTTCACCCATGAAAAGAAGGCTGTCCTCAAGACACGTCCGGAT GCGACCACCAAAGACATTAAGGACACACTCGGCAAACAGTGGACGCAGCTGTCTGACAAGAAGAGACTCAAATGGATTGCCAAGTCCCTGGAGCAGCAGAAACTGTATCAG GGGACAATGCGGGAGTACATCCAGCAGCACCCGGAGTCCAACATTACCCAAGAGGATATCCTCAAGTCCACCCTGACCAAGGCTGAGAGGCACCTCAAAGACAAATCTGATGGCCGACCTGACAAACCCCCTCC AAATGGTTACTCGATGTACTGCGCCGAGTTGATGTCGAGCATGAAGGATGTACCCAGCACAGAGCGTATGGTGATGTGTAGCCAGCGGTGGAAGCTGCTGAAACAGGGGGAGAAAGACGCCTACCAAAAACGCTGTGAACAA AGGAAGAAGGACTTTGAAATTGACATGAACCGATTTCTAAGT AGTTTATCAGAGGAGGAGCAACACCGGGTTTTGTCCGAGGAGAAACTAGGTTTTAAGAGGGGCGGAGCCAACAGTTCTGCTGCCAAAAGGAGGGCCTCTAAAGCCAAG GCCAATCCAGAGAAACCTAAAAGGCCAATTTCAGCCATGTTCATCTTCTCTGAGGAAAGGCGTCCGAAACTGCAGCAGGAGCGTCCGGACCTTTCCGACAGCGAGCTCACACGACTTCTGGCTCGCATGTGGAATGAGCTGCCAGACAAAAAGAAG GAGAAGTTTAAACGCATGGAAGCGATCCTGAAGTCGGAGTCGGAGAAGAAGGAGGATCGCAGTCGTCTGCCGGACCCACCCAAGACTGCACAGGACATCTGGCAGCAGAGTGTCATAGGAGACTACCTGGCCAGATTTAAG AGTGACCGACCAAAGGCACAGAAAGCCATGGAAGCAACCTGGAGCACcatggagaaaaaagagaaaattatGTGGATCAAAAAGGCAGCAGAGGACCAGAAAAGATACGAG AGGGACCTGTGTGAGATGCGCTCACCTGCTGCTGCCATTGCCTCAGGAAAGAAGATGAAGTTTGAGGGGGAACCCAAGAAACCACCATC AAACGGATATCAGAAGTTCTCTCAGGAGATGCTGTCCAACGGTGAACTGAATCACCTCCCGATGAAGGAGCGCATGACTGAGATCGGCAGCCGCTGGCAGAGGTTAACGCTGAAGGACAAGGACCGCTACAAGAAGATCGCTGAGGAGAAGCAGAAGCTGTACAAAGTTGTACTGGAACAGTGGCTCGCT AGTTTGTCTTCACAAGAGAGAAACACTTACAAAGAATATAATTCACAA AAAAGGAGAACTACCGCAAAACCAGGAGGTCCAAAGGCAAAGGCCAAGAAATCT GacacggaggaagaggaggaggaggatgacgatGAAGAAGACGACGATGAGCGGGAGAAAGCTTCTTCTGAGGCCGATTCGTCcagcgacgacgacgacgacgacgacgacgatgacgacgacgacgacgatgacgat AAGGacgaggatgacgaggaggacgacgacgaggcgGAAGACAAGGAGAACAAGTCGGAGGACAGCAGCAGCGAGTCGAATTCACAGGGTTCGTCGGATTCTGATTCGGACTGA
- the ubtf gene encoding nucleolar transcription factor 1 isoform X5, protein MEREELLRVEWRETASEMEAGGKDHLCGDWSPGPTAQCWLSFNPPLLPPQRRRGSRRETAKPTKQPLGFIHRIPRRTMNGEMEAKTEEIVWAQEDLLQLLEAMQLALPPKDLTKYKTTESHLDWQKVAFNSFTAEMCKQKWLLVSKKIRKFRTLTELIFDAQDYIKNPYKGKKLTKHPDFPKKPLTPYFRFFMEKRAKYAKLHPEMSNLDLTKILSKKYRELPEKKKKKYLEDFSRDKETFVHSMTKFRELHPGLMESMTKKGSNAPEKARTPQQLWFTHEKKAVLKTRPDATTKDIKDTLGKQWTQLSDKKRLKWIAKSLEQQKLYQGTMREYIQQHPESNITQEDILKSTLTKAERHLKDKSDGRPDKPPPNGYSMYCAELMSSMKDVPSTERMVMCSQRWKLLKQGEKDAYQKRCEQRKKDFEIDMNRFLSSLSEEEQHRVLSEEKLGFKRGGANSSAAKRRASKAKANPEKPKRPISAMFIFSEERRPKLQQERPDLSDSELTRLLARMWNELPDKKKEKFKRMEAILKSESEKKEDRSRLPDPPKTAQDIWQQSVIGDYLARFKSDRPKAQKAMEATWSTMEKKEKIMWIKKAAEDQKRYERDLCEMRSPAAAIASGKKMKFEGEPKKPPSNGYQKFSQEMLSNGELNHLPMKERMTEIGSRWQRLTLKDKDRYKKIAEEKQKLYKVVLEQWLASLSSQERNTYKEYNSQKRRTTAKPGGPKAKAKKSDTEEEEEEDDDEEDDDEREKASSEADSSSDDDDDDDDDDDDDDDDDKDEDDEEDDDEAEDKENKSEDSSSESNSQGSSDSDSD, encoded by the exons atggagagagaggagctgctgCGCGTTGAGTGGAGGGAGACGGCGAGTGAGATGGAGGCGGGGGGGAAGGACCATCTCTGCGGGGACTGGAGCCCAGGACCGACGGCGCAGTGCTGGCTATCGTTCAAccctccccttcttcctccacaACGACGCCGAGGCTCACGCCGAGAGACAGCTAAGCCAACAAAACAACCGCTCGGGTTCATCCACCGT ATACCACGCCGTACAATGAATGGAGAAATGGAAGCAAAAACTGAAGAGATAG TGTGGGCACAGGAGGACCTCTTACAACTGCTTGAGGCCATGCAACTGGCCCTGCCTCCGAAAGACctgacaaaatacaaaacaacgGAGTCCCACCTCGACTGGCAGAAGGTGGCCTTCAACTCCTTCACAGCAGAGATGTGTAAGCAGAAGTGGCTGCTGGTCTCTAAAAAG ATTCGTAAATTTCGGACTTTGACCGAACTCATATTTGATGCTCAAGACTACATCAAGAACCCTTACAAGGGCAAAAAGCTCACA AAACACCCAGATTTCCCCAAGAAGCCCTTGACTCCATACTTCCGATTCTTCATGGAAAAGAGGGCCAAATACGCAAAGTTGCACCCAGAGATGAGTAACCTCGATCTAACTAAAATCCTTTCCAAGAAGTACCGGGAGCTGcctgaaaaaaagaag AAAAAGTATCTTGAGGACTTTTCACGAGACAAGGAAACATTTGTGCACAGCATGACGAAGTTCAG AGAACTGCACCCTGGCCTCATGGAAAGCATGACCAAGAAAGGCTCAAATGCACCAGAGAAGGCCAGAACACCCCAACAGCTGTGGTTCACCCATGAAAAGAAGGCTGTCCTCAAGACACGTCCGGAT GCGACCACCAAAGACATTAAGGACACACTCGGCAAACAGTGGACGCAGCTGTCTGACAAGAAGAGACTCAAATGGATTGCCAAGTCCCTGGAGCAGCAGAAACTGTATCAG GGGACAATGCGGGAGTACATCCAGCAGCACCCGGAGTCCAACATTACCCAAGAGGATATCCTCAAGTCCACCCTGACCAAGGCTGAGAGGCACCTCAAAGACAAATCTGATGGCCGACCTGACAAACCCCCTCC AAATGGTTACTCGATGTACTGCGCCGAGTTGATGTCGAGCATGAAGGATGTACCCAGCACAGAGCGTATGGTGATGTGTAGCCAGCGGTGGAAGCTGCTGAAACAGGGGGAGAAAGACGCCTACCAAAAACGCTGTGAACAA AGGAAGAAGGACTTTGAAATTGACATGAACCGATTTCTAAGT AGTTTATCAGAGGAGGAGCAACACCGGGTTTTGTCCGAGGAGAAACTAGGTTTTAAGAGGGGCGGAGCCAACAGTTCTGCTGCCAAAAGGAGGGCCTCTAAAGCCAAG GCCAATCCAGAGAAACCTAAAAGGCCAATTTCAGCCATGTTCATCTTCTCTGAGGAAAGGCGTCCGAAACTGCAGCAGGAGCGTCCGGACCTTTCCGACAGCGAGCTCACACGACTTCTGGCTCGCATGTGGAATGAGCTGCCAGACAAAAAGAAG GAGAAGTTTAAACGCATGGAAGCGATCCTGAAGTCGGAGTCGGAGAAGAAGGAGGATCGCAGTCGTCTGCCGGACCCACCCAAGACTGCACAGGACATCTGGCAGCAGAGTGTCATAGGAGACTACCTGGCCAGATTTAAG AGTGACCGACCAAAGGCACAGAAAGCCATGGAAGCAACCTGGAGCACcatggagaaaaaagagaaaattatGTGGATCAAAAAGGCAGCAGAGGACCAGAAAAGATACGAG AGGGACCTGTGTGAGATGCGCTCACCTGCTGCTGCCATTGCCTCAGGAAAGAAGATGAAGTTTGAGGGGGAACCCAAGAAACCACCATC AAACGGATATCAGAAGTTCTCTCAGGAGATGCTGTCCAACGGTGAACTGAATCACCTCCCGATGAAGGAGCGCATGACTGAGATCGGCAGCCGCTGGCAGAGGTTAACGCTGAAGGACAAGGACCGCTACAAGAAGATCGCTGAGGAGAAGCAGAAGCTGTACAAAGTTGTACTGGAACAGTGGCTCGCT AGTTTGTCTTCACAAGAGAGAAACACTTACAAAGAATATAATTCACAA AAAAGGAGAACTACCGCAAAACCAGGAGGTCCAAAGGCAAAGGCCAAGAAATCT GacacggaggaagaggaggaggaggatgacgatGAAGAAGACGACGATGAGCGGGAGAAAGCTTCTTCTGAGGCCGATTCGTCcagcgacgacgacgacgacgacgacgacgatgacgacgacgacgacgatgacgat AAGGacgaggatgacgaggaggacgacgacgaggcgGAAGACAAGGAGAACAAGTCGGAGGACAGCAGCAGCGAGTCGAATTCACAGGGTTCGTCGGATTCTGATTCGGACTGA
- the ubtf gene encoding nucleolar transcription factor 1 isoform X8, with the protein MNGEMEAKTEEIGGISTLWAQEDLLQLLEAMQLALPPKDLTKYKTTESHLDWQKVAFNSFTAEMCKQKWLLVSKKIRKFRTLTELIFDAQDYIKNPYKGKKLTKHPDFPKKPLTPYFRFFMEKRAKYAKLHPEMSNLDLTKILSKKYRELPEKKKKKYLEDFSRDKETFVHSMTKFRELHPGLMESMTKKGSNAPEKARTPQQLWFTHEKKAVLKTRPDATTKDIKDTLGKQWTQLSDKKRLKWIAKSLEQQKLYQGTMREYIQQHPESNITQEDILKSTLTKAERHLKDKSDGRPDKPPPNGYSMYCAELMSSMKDVPSTERMVMCSQRWKLLKQGEKDAYQKRCEQRKKDFEIDMNRFLSSLSEEEQHRVLSEEKLGFKRGGANSSAAKRRASKAKANPEKPKRPISAMFIFSEERRPKLQQERPDLSDSELTRLLARMWNELPDKKKEKFKRMEAILKSESEKKEDRSRLPDPPKTAQDIWQQSVIGDYLARFKSDRPKAQKAMEATWSTMEKKEKIMWIKKAAEDQKRYERDLCEMRSPAAAIASGKKMKFEGEPKKPPSNGYQKFSQEMLSNGELNHLPMKERMTEIGSRWQRLTLKDKDRYKKIAEEKQKLYKVVLEQWLASLSSQERNTYKEYNSQKRRTTAKPGGPKAKAKKSDTEEEEEEDDDEEDDDEREKASSEADSSSDDDDDDDDDDDDDDDDDKDEDDEEDDDEAEDKENKSEDSSSESNSQGSSDSDSD; encoded by the exons ATGAATGGAGAAATGGAAGCAAAAACTGAAGAGATAGGTGGGATTTCGACAT TGTGGGCACAGGAGGACCTCTTACAACTGCTTGAGGCCATGCAACTGGCCCTGCCTCCGAAAGACctgacaaaatacaaaacaacgGAGTCCCACCTCGACTGGCAGAAGGTGGCCTTCAACTCCTTCACAGCAGAGATGTGTAAGCAGAAGTGGCTGCTGGTCTCTAAAAAG ATTCGTAAATTTCGGACTTTGACCGAACTCATATTTGATGCTCAAGACTACATCAAGAACCCTTACAAGGGCAAAAAGCTCACA AAACACCCAGATTTCCCCAAGAAGCCCTTGACTCCATACTTCCGATTCTTCATGGAAAAGAGGGCCAAATACGCAAAGTTGCACCCAGAGATGAGTAACCTCGATCTAACTAAAATCCTTTCCAAGAAGTACCGGGAGCTGcctgaaaaaaagaag AAAAAGTATCTTGAGGACTTTTCACGAGACAAGGAAACATTTGTGCACAGCATGACGAAGTTCAG AGAACTGCACCCTGGCCTCATGGAAAGCATGACCAAGAAAGGCTCAAATGCACCAGAGAAGGCCAGAACACCCCAACAGCTGTGGTTCACCCATGAAAAGAAGGCTGTCCTCAAGACACGTCCGGAT GCGACCACCAAAGACATTAAGGACACACTCGGCAAACAGTGGACGCAGCTGTCTGACAAGAAGAGACTCAAATGGATTGCCAAGTCCCTGGAGCAGCAGAAACTGTATCAG GGGACAATGCGGGAGTACATCCAGCAGCACCCGGAGTCCAACATTACCCAAGAGGATATCCTCAAGTCCACCCTGACCAAGGCTGAGAGGCACCTCAAAGACAAATCTGATGGCCGACCTGACAAACCCCCTCC AAATGGTTACTCGATGTACTGCGCCGAGTTGATGTCGAGCATGAAGGATGTACCCAGCACAGAGCGTATGGTGATGTGTAGCCAGCGGTGGAAGCTGCTGAAACAGGGGGAGAAAGACGCCTACCAAAAACGCTGTGAACAA AGGAAGAAGGACTTTGAAATTGACATGAACCGATTTCTAAGT AGTTTATCAGAGGAGGAGCAACACCGGGTTTTGTCCGAGGAGAAACTAGGTTTTAAGAGGGGCGGAGCCAACAGTTCTGCTGCCAAAAGGAGGGCCTCTAAAGCCAAG GCCAATCCAGAGAAACCTAAAAGGCCAATTTCAGCCATGTTCATCTTCTCTGAGGAAAGGCGTCCGAAACTGCAGCAGGAGCGTCCGGACCTTTCCGACAGCGAGCTCACACGACTTCTGGCTCGCATGTGGAATGAGCTGCCAGACAAAAAGAAG GAGAAGTTTAAACGCATGGAAGCGATCCTGAAGTCGGAGTCGGAGAAGAAGGAGGATCGCAGTCGTCTGCCGGACCCACCCAAGACTGCACAGGACATCTGGCAGCAGAGTGTCATAGGAGACTACCTGGCCAGATTTAAG AGTGACCGACCAAAGGCACAGAAAGCCATGGAAGCAACCTGGAGCACcatggagaaaaaagagaaaattatGTGGATCAAAAAGGCAGCAGAGGACCAGAAAAGATACGAG AGGGACCTGTGTGAGATGCGCTCACCTGCTGCTGCCATTGCCTCAGGAAAGAAGATGAAGTTTGAGGGGGAACCCAAGAAACCACCATC AAACGGATATCAGAAGTTCTCTCAGGAGATGCTGTCCAACGGTGAACTGAATCACCTCCCGATGAAGGAGCGCATGACTGAGATCGGCAGCCGCTGGCAGAGGTTAACGCTGAAGGACAAGGACCGCTACAAGAAGATCGCTGAGGAGAAGCAGAAGCTGTACAAAGTTGTACTGGAACAGTGGCTCGCT AGTTTGTCTTCACAAGAGAGAAACACTTACAAAGAATATAATTCACAA AAAAGGAGAACTACCGCAAAACCAGGAGGTCCAAAGGCAAAGGCCAAGAAATCT GacacggaggaagaggaggaggaggatgacgatGAAGAAGACGACGATGAGCGGGAGAAAGCTTCTTCTGAGGCCGATTCGTCcagcgacgacgacgacgacgacgacgacgatgacgacgacgacgacgatgacgat AAGGacgaggatgacgaggaggacgacgacgaggcgGAAGACAAGGAGAACAAGTCGGAGGACAGCAGCAGCGAGTCGAATTCACAGGGTTCGTCGGATTCTGATTCGGACTGA
- the ubtf gene encoding nucleolar transcription factor 1 isoform X9 gives MNGEMEAKTEEIVWAQEDLLQLLEAMQLALPPKDLTKYKTTESHLDWQKVAFNSFTAEMCKQKWLLVSKKIRKFRTLTELIFDAQDYIKNPYKGKKLTKHPDFPKKPLTPYFRFFMEKRAKYAKLHPEMSNLDLTKILSKKYRELPEKKKKKYLEDFSRDKETFVHSMTKFRELHPGLMESMTKKGSNAPEKARTPQQLWFTHEKKAVLKTRPDATTKDIKDTLGKQWTQLSDKKRLKWIAKSLEQQKLYQGTMREYIQQHPESNITQEDILKSTLTKAERHLKDKSDGRPDKPPPNGYSMYCAELMSSMKDVPSTERMVMCSQRWKLLKQGEKDAYQKRCEQRKKDFEIDMNRFLSSLSEEEQHRVLSEEKLGFKRGGANSSAAKRRASKAKANPEKPKRPISAMFIFSEERRPKLQQERPDLSDSELTRLLARMWNELPDKKKEKFKRMEAILKSESEKKEDRSRLPDPPKTAQDIWQQSVIGDYLARFKSDRPKAQKAMEATWSTMEKKEKIMWIKKAAEDQKRYERDLCEMRSPAAAIASGKKMKFEGEPKKPPSNGYQKFSQEMLSNGELNHLPMKERMTEIGSRWQRLTLKDKDRYKKIAEEKQKLYKVVLEQWLASLSSQERNTYKEYNSQKRRTTAKPGGPKAKAKKSDTEEEEEEDDDEEDDDEREKASSEADSSSDDDDDDDDDDDDDDDDDKDEDDEEDDDEAEDKENKSEDSSSESNSQGSSDSDSD, from the exons ATGAATGGAGAAATGGAAGCAAAAACTGAAGAGATAG TGTGGGCACAGGAGGACCTCTTACAACTGCTTGAGGCCATGCAACTGGCCCTGCCTCCGAAAGACctgacaaaatacaaaacaacgGAGTCCCACCTCGACTGGCAGAAGGTGGCCTTCAACTCCTTCACAGCAGAGATGTGTAAGCAGAAGTGGCTGCTGGTCTCTAAAAAG ATTCGTAAATTTCGGACTTTGACCGAACTCATATTTGATGCTCAAGACTACATCAAGAACCCTTACAAGGGCAAAAAGCTCACA AAACACCCAGATTTCCCCAAGAAGCCCTTGACTCCATACTTCCGATTCTTCATGGAAAAGAGGGCCAAATACGCAAAGTTGCACCCAGAGATGAGTAACCTCGATCTAACTAAAATCCTTTCCAAGAAGTACCGGGAGCTGcctgaaaaaaagaag AAAAAGTATCTTGAGGACTTTTCACGAGACAAGGAAACATTTGTGCACAGCATGACGAAGTTCAG AGAACTGCACCCTGGCCTCATGGAAAGCATGACCAAGAAAGGCTCAAATGCACCAGAGAAGGCCAGAACACCCCAACAGCTGTGGTTCACCCATGAAAAGAAGGCTGTCCTCAAGACACGTCCGGAT GCGACCACCAAAGACATTAAGGACACACTCGGCAAACAGTGGACGCAGCTGTCTGACAAGAAGAGACTCAAATGGATTGCCAAGTCCCTGGAGCAGCAGAAACTGTATCAG GGGACAATGCGGGAGTACATCCAGCAGCACCCGGAGTCCAACATTACCCAAGAGGATATCCTCAAGTCCACCCTGACCAAGGCTGAGAGGCACCTCAAAGACAAATCTGATGGCCGACCTGACAAACCCCCTCC AAATGGTTACTCGATGTACTGCGCCGAGTTGATGTCGAGCATGAAGGATGTACCCAGCACAGAGCGTATGGTGATGTGTAGCCAGCGGTGGAAGCTGCTGAAACAGGGGGAGAAAGACGCCTACCAAAAACGCTGTGAACAA AGGAAGAAGGACTTTGAAATTGACATGAACCGATTTCTAAGT AGTTTATCAGAGGAGGAGCAACACCGGGTTTTGTCCGAGGAGAAACTAGGTTTTAAGAGGGGCGGAGCCAACAGTTCTGCTGCCAAAAGGAGGGCCTCTAAAGCCAAG GCCAATCCAGAGAAACCTAAAAGGCCAATTTCAGCCATGTTCATCTTCTCTGAGGAAAGGCGTCCGAAACTGCAGCAGGAGCGTCCGGACCTTTCCGACAGCGAGCTCACACGACTTCTGGCTCGCATGTGGAATGAGCTGCCAGACAAAAAGAAG GAGAAGTTTAAACGCATGGAAGCGATCCTGAAGTCGGAGTCGGAGAAGAAGGAGGATCGCAGTCGTCTGCCGGACCCACCCAAGACTGCACAGGACATCTGGCAGCAGAGTGTCATAGGAGACTACCTGGCCAGATTTAAG AGTGACCGACCAAAGGCACAGAAAGCCATGGAAGCAACCTGGAGCACcatggagaaaaaagagaaaattatGTGGATCAAAAAGGCAGCAGAGGACCAGAAAAGATACGAG AGGGACCTGTGTGAGATGCGCTCACCTGCTGCTGCCATTGCCTCAGGAAAGAAGATGAAGTTTGAGGGGGAACCCAAGAAACCACCATC AAACGGATATCAGAAGTTCTCTCAGGAGATGCTGTCCAACGGTGAACTGAATCACCTCCCGATGAAGGAGCGCATGACTGAGATCGGCAGCCGCTGGCAGAGGTTAACGCTGAAGGACAAGGACCGCTACAAGAAGATCGCTGAGGAGAAGCAGAAGCTGTACAAAGTTGTACTGGAACAGTGGCTCGCT AGTTTGTCTTCACAAGAGAGAAACACTTACAAAGAATATAATTCACAA AAAAGGAGAACTACCGCAAAACCAGGAGGTCCAAAGGCAAAGGCCAAGAAATCT GacacggaggaagaggaggaggaggatgacgatGAAGAAGACGACGATGAGCGGGAGAAAGCTTCTTCTGAGGCCGATTCGTCcagcgacgacgacgacgacgacgacgacgatgacgacgacgacgacgatgacgat AAGGacgaggatgacgaggaggacgacgacgaggcgGAAGACAAGGAGAACAAGTCGGAGGACAGCAGCAGCGAGTCGAATTCACAGGGTTCGTCGGATTCTGATTCGGACTGA